In Monodelphis domestica isolate mMonDom1 chromosome 4, mMonDom1.pri, whole genome shotgun sequence, one DNA window encodes the following:
- the LOC100616741 gene encoding zinc finger protein 883-like isoform X1: MAPGSPGPPAQVLVTFKDVAVDFTQEEWRLLDPHQKELYKEVTLENAWNMLSMGLPVPRDLVSHFKQVEAPWMLEEEGSSNSCLDGERRLEVRQTTAKFREESQQQRVMNDGHCDFSLRKICVSDFKIGKKQHEFDKNGKSIMQYSILIQCKKVISGNDYSQDSKYRECFSVHKKPPVLQTYQCHDCEMTFNLKSELIGHQKSHAGEMLYIHNATEKAISHNSELTDHQKIHNGKKYYECNNCGKAFKKQLSLHHHQKLHTSPKQHKCMQCGQAFSRQSSLISHQKIHTRETSFKYLECIKTLSEDSSPIVYQRSHTGEKPYECNQYGKKFNQKSTLAQHQGIHTGEKLYECNECGKSFRQKSSLAAHQGIHNGQKPYECKQCDKTFTQRGHLSVHQRIHTGHKPYECKQCDKTFTQNSSLTEHQRIHTGEKPYKCHQCGKNFRLSSSLNAHRKIHTGEKPHECNQCGKTFKCNSDLIKHQRIHTGEKPYECKQCGKTFTQSSTLALHQRIHTGEKPYECKQCGKTFTQSSTLALHQRIHTGEKPYECKQCGKAFTQSSTLALHQRIHTGEKPYECEDCGKTFSNCSSLVVHKRIHTGEKPYECNQCGKTFTQSSKLAQHQRIHSGEKPYECNQCGKAFRRSSHLAGHKRIHSGEKPYECDDCGKTFKDCSSLVVHQTIHTRGKIYECNQCGKTFRQKSSLISHQRIHTR; encoded by the exons GTCTTCCAGTTCCCAGAGATTTGGTCTCCCATTTTAAGCAAGTGGAAGCTCCATGGATGCTGGAGGAAGAAGGCTCAAGCAACTCCTGTCTGG aTGGAGAGAGGAGGCTTGAAGTGAGACAGACTACTGCAAAGTTCAGGGAAGAATCACAACAGCAAAGAGTCATGAATGACGGTCATTGTGACTTCAGCCTGAGAAAAATCTGTGTCTCTGATTTCAagataggaaaaaaacaacatgaaTTTGATAAAAACGGAAAGAGTATCATGCAATATTCCATCTTAATTCAGTGTAAGAAAGTGATCTCAGGCAATGACTATTCTCAGGATAGTAAATATAGGGAATGCTTTAGTGTTCATAAGAAACCTCCTGTATTACAAACCTATCAATGTCATGACTGTGAGATGACTTTCAACTTAAAATCAGAACTAATTGGACATCAGAAAAGTCATGCTGGAGAAATGCTTTATATACATAATGCAACTGAGAAGGCCATCAGTCACAATTCAGAGCTCACTGACCACCAGAAAATtcataatggaaagaaatattaTGAATGTAATAACTGTGGTAAAGCCTTTAAGAAACAGTTATCACTTCATCACCATCAAAAACTTCATACTAGCCCAAAGCAGCATAAATGTATGCAATGTGGGCAAGCCTTCAGCAGACAGTCATCCCTTATTTCCCATCAGAAGATTCATACAAGAGAAACATCTTTTAAGTACCTTGAATGTATTAAAACTTTGAGTGAAGACTCATCCCCTATTGTATATCAAAGAagtcatactggagagaaaccttatgaatgtaatcaatatGGAAAGAAGTTCAATCAGAAGTCTACTCTTGCTCAACATCAgggaatccacactggagagaagctttatgagtgtaatgaatgtggaaagagTTTCAGACAAAAGTCCAGTCTTGCTGCACATCAAGGAATCCACAATGGacagaaaccttatgaatgtaaacaatgtgatAAGACTTTCACACAGAGGGGCCATCTTAGtgtacatcaaagaatccacactggacataaaccttatgaatgtaaacaatgtgatAAAACTTTCACACAGAACTCCAGTCTTACTgagcatcagagaattcatactggagagaagccctataAATGTCATCAATGTGGAAAGAATTTTAGGCTGAGTTCCAGTCTTAATGCACATCGCAaaattcacactggagaaaaacctcatgaatgtaatcaatgtggaaagactttcaaatgCAATTCTGATCTCAttaaacatcaaagaatccacactggagagaaaccttatgaatgtaaacaatgtggaaagactttcacacagaGCTCCACTCTTGCTCttcatcaaagaatccacactggagagaaaccttatgaatgtaaacaatgtggaaaaacTTTCACACAGAGCTCCACTCTTGctctacatcagagaatccacactggagagaaaccttatgaatgtaaacaatgtggaaaggctttcacacagagctCCACTCTTGctttacatcagagaatccacactggagagaaaccctatgaatgtgaAGACTGTGGCAAAACTTTTAGCAACTGCTCATCTCTTGTTGTTCAtaaaagaatccacactggagagaaaccttatgaatgtaatcaatgtggaaagactttcacacagaGCTCTAAACTTGcccaacatcagagaatccacagcggagagaaaccttatgaatgtaatcaatgtggaaaggctttcagaagaAGCTCCCATCTTGCTGGACATaagagaatccactctggagagaaaccctatgaatgtgaTGACTGTGGCAAAACTTTTAAGGACTGCTCATCTCTTGTTGTTCATCAGACCATCCACACCAGAGGTAAAatttatgaatgtaatcagtgtggtaAAACTTTCAGGCAAAAGTCATCCCTTATTtcccatcagagaattcataccaGATAG